The Rhodococcus sp. X156 genome window below encodes:
- a CDS encoding VOC family protein, whose product MPDPRRPDRSSGADPFDALATPIDALSPDPDFATALRDRVAAALARPQGATMSDSSELDLSPDPRVEEMLEPSLDRRAEGFPRPGALPYLTVRGAQSAIDFYVEAFGARLVGEPIRMPDGRIGHSELAMGGGVVYLAEEYPELGLRAPQAGATSVSLMLPVADADAALARALRAGATLERPPSDNHGRRGAVLVDPFGHRWMLSAPVPTRRSPTEPVHQGDIVAVTWRTPDAERAERFYRAVLGWSFSATAPRVRNVTRAHEVEGGHDTSALYCCFAVDDVQVAVRTVRAAGGTAEAPEHTPGGLVARCTDVQGTPFAVQEQSSREDRPPLTGTVTGDLCYVTFRPRGSSAPVRDFYRRVLGWTLVPGQAPDGWEPVGVHPMAGMAGGGDGATVPMWKAVDVPAAVDRVRAAGGTVVAGPERQPYGVTAECLDDQGGRFYLGDV is encoded by the coding sequence GTGCCTGACCCACGCCGCCCGGACCGCAGCAGCGGAGCCGACCCGTTCGACGCCCTGGCCACCCCGATCGACGCGCTGTCCCCCGACCCGGACTTCGCCACCGCGCTGCGCGACCGCGTCGCCGCTGCCCTCGCCCGCCCGCAAGGAGCCACCATGTCCGACTCGTCCGAGCTCGACCTGTCCCCCGACCCCCGCGTGGAGGAGATGCTGGAGCCGTCGCTGGACCGGCGCGCCGAGGGCTTTCCCCGCCCCGGGGCGCTGCCGTACCTCACCGTGCGCGGCGCCCAGTCGGCCATCGACTTCTACGTCGAGGCGTTCGGTGCCCGACTGGTCGGCGAGCCCATCCGCATGCCCGACGGCCGCATCGGCCACAGCGAGCTGGCCATGGGCGGCGGCGTCGTCTACCTGGCCGAGGAGTACCCGGAGCTGGGCCTGCGCGCTCCGCAGGCCGGTGCGACGTCGGTGAGCCTGATGCTCCCGGTGGCCGACGCCGACGCGGCCCTGGCCCGCGCCCTGCGGGCCGGCGCCACGCTCGAGCGCCCGCCCAGCGACAACCACGGCCGGCGCGGCGCCGTGCTGGTGGACCCGTTCGGCCACCGGTGGATGCTCAGCGCCCCGGTCCCCACCCGTCGCTCCCCCACCGAGCCGGTGCACCAGGGCGACATCGTCGCCGTCACCTGGCGCACGCCCGACGCCGAGCGGGCGGAGCGGTTCTACCGCGCCGTCCTGGGCTGGAGCTTCTCCGCCACCGCCCCGCGGGTGCGCAACGTGACCCGAGCGCACGAGGTGGAGGGCGGCCACGACACCAGCGCCCTGTACTGCTGCTTCGCCGTGGACGACGTGCAGGTCGCCGTGCGCACGGTCCGTGCCGCCGGCGGCACGGCCGAGGCCCCCGAGCACACCCCGGGTGGGCTGGTGGCCCGGTGCACCGACGTGCAGGGCACCCCGTTCGCCGTGCAGGAGCAGTCCTCGCGCGAGGATCGCCCACCGTTGACCGGCACCGTCACCGGAGACCTCTGCTACGTCACCTTCCGGCCACGCGGGAGCTCCGCGCCGGTGCGGGACTTCTACCGCAGGGTGCTCGGCTGGACGCTCGTCCCTGGTCAGGCGCCGGACGGCTGGGAACCGGTGGGCGTGCACCCCATGGCCGGGATGGCCGGCGGCGGGGACGGCGCCACGGTGCCCATGTGGAAGGCCGTGGACGTGCCGGCCGCGGTGGACCGGGTGCGCGCCGCCGGGGGAACGGTGGTCGCCGGCCCCGAGCGCCAGCCCTACGGCGTCACCGCAGAGTGCCTGGACGACCAGGGTGGGCGGTTCTACCTGGGCGACGTCTGA
- a CDS encoding DivIVA domain-containing protein, with amino-acid sequence MGTALIYLLVMVVVAGVLFWVAATVFGRGEELAPLPPGRTVTELPEHDVRGDDVRALRFQQVLRGYKAAEVDWALARLAGEVDQLRAELAQVRPSGAGDRREGGSRDAAAERE; translated from the coding sequence ATGGGTACCGCGCTGATCTACCTGCTGGTCATGGTGGTCGTCGCCGGGGTGCTCTTCTGGGTGGCCGCCACGGTGTTCGGCCGCGGTGAGGAGCTGGCGCCGCTGCCGCCGGGGCGCACCGTCACCGAGCTGCCCGAGCACGACGTCCGCGGCGACGACGTGCGGGCGCTGCGGTTCCAGCAGGTGCTGCGCGGGTACAAGGCCGCCGAGGTGGACTGGGCGCTGGCCCGGCTCGCGGGCGAGGTCGACCAGCTGCGCGCCGAGCTCGCGCAGGTCCGCCCCAGCGGTGCCGGCGACCGGCGCGAGGGCGGCAGCCGCGACGCTGCGGCGGAGCGCGAGTGA
- a CDS encoding TIGR00730 family Rossman fold protein, translated as MTRFVAGYCASGPVDPSYLDLAEQVGTGIAARGWGLVWGGGNTSMMGALARATRRGGGPTVGVIPKALMAAEHADAAADELLVTDTMRERKRLMDERADAFLALPGGLGTLEELFEVWTSGYLGMHDRPVVLLDPTGHYDGLLSWLRSMPAGFVSQRGLDHLVITRDAQTALQACAPRA; from the coding sequence GTGACCCGGTTCGTGGCCGGCTACTGCGCCTCCGGGCCGGTCGACCCCAGCTACCTCGACCTCGCCGAGCAGGTGGGGACCGGCATCGCCGCCCGCGGCTGGGGCCTGGTGTGGGGTGGCGGGAACACCTCGATGATGGGCGCCCTCGCCCGGGCCACTCGCCGCGGCGGTGGGCCCACCGTGGGGGTGATCCCGAAGGCGCTGATGGCCGCCGAGCACGCCGACGCCGCCGCCGACGAGCTGCTGGTCACCGACACCATGCGCGAGCGCAAGCGGCTGATGGACGAGCGCGCCGACGCCTTCCTGGCCCTGCCCGGTGGGCTGGGCACGCTGGAGGAGCTGTTCGAGGTGTGGACCTCGGGCTACCTGGGCATGCACGACCGCCCGGTGGTGCTGCTGGACCCGACCGGCCACTACGACGGGCTGCTCAGCTGGCTGCGGAGCATGCCGGCCGGCTTCGTGTCCCAGCGCGGCCTGGACCACCTGGTCATCACCCGCGACGCGCAGACCGCGCTGCAGGCCTGCGCGCCCCGAGCCTGA
- the dapE gene encoding succinyl-diaminopimelate desuccinylase, whose translation MTPALDLSSDPVDLAAVLVDIPSVSQQESVLADAVEQALRSQAGHLEIVRSGNTVLARTQLGRPSRVVLAGHLDTVPIADNVPSRREGNLLHGCGTVDMKSTDAVFLHLAATVPEPARDVTLVFYDCEEIAAVHNGLGRIERELPEWLVGDLAILGEPTDGTVEAGCQGTMRVRLSTTGTRAHSARSWLGSNAVHAMAPVLDRLAAYSARQVDIDGCLYREGLQAVRISGGVAGNVVPDRCEVDVNFRFAPDRSQAQAEDHVRAVFAGIDGLGFEVTDSAAGALPGLAAPAAAEFVTSAGGVAQAKLGWTDVSRFAALGVPAVNYGAGDPNLAHKRDEHVPVEQITRCADVLRAYLT comes from the coding sequence GTGACTCCCGCTCTCGATCTCAGCTCCGACCCCGTGGACCTCGCGGCCGTGCTGGTGGACATCCCCAGCGTCTCCCAGCAGGAGAGCGTCCTGGCCGACGCCGTCGAGCAGGCGCTGCGCAGCCAGGCCGGGCACCTGGAGATCGTGCGCAGCGGCAACACCGTGCTGGCCCGCACCCAGCTGGGCCGACCCAGCCGGGTGGTGCTGGCCGGGCACCTGGACACCGTGCCCATCGCCGACAACGTGCCCAGCCGCCGCGAGGGCAACCTCCTGCACGGCTGCGGCACCGTGGACATGAAGTCCACCGACGCGGTGTTCCTGCACCTGGCGGCCACCGTGCCCGAGCCCGCCCGCGACGTCACCCTGGTGTTCTACGACTGCGAGGAGATCGCGGCCGTGCACAACGGCCTCGGCCGCATCGAGCGGGAGCTGCCGGAGTGGCTGGTGGGCGACCTGGCCATCCTGGGCGAGCCCACCGACGGCACGGTGGAGGCCGGCTGCCAGGGCACCATGCGGGTGCGGCTGAGCACCACCGGCACGCGGGCACACTCGGCCCGCTCGTGGCTGGGCAGCAACGCGGTGCACGCGATGGCGCCGGTGCTCGACCGCCTGGCCGCCTACTCGGCCCGCCAGGTGGACATCGACGGCTGCCTGTACCGCGAGGGCCTGCAGGCGGTGCGCATCAGCGGCGGCGTGGCCGGCAACGTGGTGCCCGACCGCTGCGAGGTGGACGTGAACTTCCGCTTCGCCCCCGACCGCAGCCAGGCCCAGGCCGAGGACCACGTCCGCGCGGTGTTCGCCGGCATCGACGGCCTCGGCTTCGAGGTGACCGACTCCGCCGCCGGTGCGCTGCCCGGGCTGGCCGCACCCGCCGCCGCCGAGTTCGTCACCTCCGCCGGGGGCGTGGCGCAGGCCAAGCTGGGCTGGACCGACGTCTCCCGCTTCGCCGCACTCGGGGTGCCCGCGGTGAACTACGGCGCGGGTGACCCCAACCTGGCGCACAAGCGGGACGAGCACGTGCCCGTGGAGCAGATCACCCGCTGTGCCGACGTGCTGCGGGCCTACCTGACCTAG
- a CDS encoding DUF3117 domain-containing protein translates to MAAMKPRTGDGPLEATKEGRGIVMRVPLEGGGRLVVELTPDEASALGDELKGVTS, encoded by the coding sequence ATGGCGGCCATGAAGCCCAGGACCGGAGACGGACCCCTCGAGGCGACCAAGGAGGGGCGGGGCATCGTGATGCGCGTTCCGCTCGAGGGCGGCGGCCGACTGGTCGTCGAGCTGACGCCCGACGAGGCCTCAGCCCTCGGTGACGAGCTCAAGGGCGTGACCAGCTAG
- the folP gene encoding dihydropteroate synthase — MTPVPTTGAPTTRFCGRRVPADRALVMAILNRTPDSFYDRGAHFADDAALAAADRAVAEGADILDVGGVKAGPGVLVDTAEEARRVVPFVERVRERHPDVVISVDTWRAEVGRLACQAGADLVNDTWAGYDPHLAEVAAEHGAGLVCSHTGGARPRTRPHRVHYADVVADVIADVSAQARRAQELGVDPGSILVDPTHDFGKNTFHGLELLRRTDELVATGWPVLMALSNKDFIGETLGVGLTERLEGTLAATALAAAAGARVFRAHEVRATRRVVEMVAAIAGQRPPARTTRGLA; from the coding sequence ATGACCCCTGTGCCGACCACCGGAGCCCCGACCACCAGGTTCTGCGGACGTCGGGTGCCAGCTGACCGCGCGCTGGTGATGGCGATCCTCAACCGCACGCCCGACTCCTTCTACGACCGCGGCGCCCACTTCGCCGACGACGCCGCCCTCGCCGCGGCTGATCGCGCGGTGGCCGAGGGTGCCGACATCCTGGACGTGGGCGGGGTGAAGGCCGGCCCCGGCGTGCTGGTGGACACAGCCGAGGAGGCGCGCCGCGTGGTGCCCTTCGTCGAGCGGGTGCGCGAGCGGCACCCGGACGTGGTGATCAGCGTGGACACCTGGCGGGCCGAGGTCGGCCGGCTGGCCTGCCAGGCGGGGGCCGACCTGGTCAACGACACCTGGGCCGGCTACGACCCGCACCTGGCCGAGGTGGCCGCCGAGCACGGCGCCGGGCTGGTCTGCTCGCACACCGGCGGCGCCCGCCCGCGCACCCGTCCGCACCGGGTGCACTACGCCGACGTGGTGGCTGACGTCATCGCCGACGTCTCCGCCCAGGCTCGCCGGGCCCAGGAGCTGGGGGTCGATCCCGGCTCGATCCTGGTCGACCCCACGCACGACTTCGGCAAGAACACCTTCCACGGCCTGGAGCTGCTGCGCCGCACCGACGAGCTCGTCGCCACCGGGTGGCCGGTGCTGATGGCGCTGTCCAACAAGGACTTCATCGGCGAGACCCTGGGCGTGGGGCTCACCGAGCGGCTGGAGGGCACCCTGGCCGCCACCGCGCTGGCCGCCGCGGCCGGGGCCAGGGTCTTCCGCGCCCACGAGGTGCGTGCCACCCGCCGCGTGGTGGAGATGGTGGCGGCCATCGCTGGGCAGCGCCCGCCGGCCCGCACCACCCGGGGCCTGGCGTGA
- a CDS encoding DNA-3-methyladenine glycosylase I — MRRCSWGQAPEIYRRYHDEEWGRVVHGRDALYERLCLEAFQAGLSWITVLRKREDFRRAFAGFDPERVAGFGDADVQRLLADASIVRNRAKIEATVSNARAVLDVDDLDALLWSFAPAPTGADQSWDPTTWTPRATSPESVAMAKELKRRGFRFVGPTTAHSLMQAVGMVNDHHPGCWLADPRWQPRDA, encoded by the coding sequence GTGCGGCGCTGCTCGTGGGGGCAGGCGCCGGAGATCTACCGCCGCTACCACGACGAGGAGTGGGGCCGGGTGGTGCACGGCCGCGACGCGCTCTACGAGCGGCTGTGCCTGGAGGCGTTCCAGGCCGGACTGTCCTGGATCACGGTGCTGCGCAAGCGGGAGGACTTCCGGCGGGCGTTCGCCGGGTTCGACCCGGAGCGGGTGGCCGGCTTCGGCGACGCCGACGTGCAGCGGCTGCTGGCCGACGCGTCCATCGTGCGCAACCGGGCCAAGATCGAGGCCACCGTGAGCAACGCCAGGGCGGTGCTGGACGTGGACGACCTGGACGCGCTGCTGTGGTCGTTCGCGCCGGCGCCGACAGGTGCGGACCAGTCCTGGGACCCGACCACCTGGACCCCACGCGCCACCTCGCCGGAGTCGGTGGCCATGGCCAAGGAGCTCAAGCGGCGCGGCTTCCGCTTCGTCGGACCGACCACCGCGCACAGCCTCATGCAGGCGGTGGGCATGGTCAACGACCACCACCCCGGCTGCTGGCTCGCCGACCCCCGCTGGCAGCCCCGGGACGCCTGA
- a CDS encoding sigma-70 family RNA polymerase sigma factor encodes MGGGTGASTAAGTALLALYDEALPHVYGYLVSRCGQRGLAEDLTSETFLAAVEATRKPSGAPAPLTQAWLIGVARHKLADHWRRQQRLREHQQSTTVDLAEDLTDDPWDAQLDRLLARQTLRGLSPAHQAALTLRYVDDLPVQQCAAVLDRTVHATEALLVRARRAFRAAYPAAATGEEGPRA; translated from the coding sequence ATGGGTGGCGGCACAGGTGCGTCGACGGCAGCGGGCACGGCCCTGCTGGCGCTCTACGACGAGGCGCTGCCCCACGTCTACGGCTACCTGGTGTCGCGCTGCGGGCAGCGGGGCCTGGCCGAGGACCTCACCTCGGAGACGTTCCTCGCCGCGGTGGAGGCCACCCGCAAGCCTTCCGGTGCGCCGGCCCCGCTGACGCAGGCGTGGCTGATCGGCGTGGCCCGGCACAAGCTCGCCGACCACTGGCGCAGGCAGCAGCGCCTGCGCGAGCACCAGCAGAGCACCACGGTGGACCTGGCCGAGGACCTGACCGACGACCCCTGGGACGCCCAGCTGGACCGCCTGCTCGCCCGGCAGACCCTGCGGGGGCTGAGCCCCGCGCACCAGGCTGCGCTCACTCTCCGCTACGTGGACGACCTCCCCGTGCAACAGTGCGCCGCCGTCCTCGACCGCACCGTGCACGCCACCGAGGCGCTGCTGGTCCGTGCCCGCCGGGCCTTTCGCGCTGCCTATCCCGCCGCTGCCACCGGAGAGGAGGGACCCCGTGCCTGA
- a CDS encoding glucosyl-3-phosphoglycerate synthase: protein MSAPEPGWFTTHTWHEPPWTAAELVAAKAGRTVSVVLPALDEEETVAAVVAAVHPLLGTLVDELVVLDSGSTDATATRAAAAGARVVSREQALPGVDPVPGKGEVLWRSLAATTGDLVVFLDSDLVETDPGFVPALLGPLLTRPGTALVKGFYRRPLRVEGEHSESGGGRVTELMARPLLAALRPELSGVVQPLGGEYAATRELLESVPFAPGYGVEIGLLLDTYARCGLDAIAQVNLGVRKHRNRSLLELGVMSRQILGTALRRCGVADTGHGLTQFEQREHQWHGVGHEVALADRPPMREVLAQQR, encoded by the coding sequence GTGAGCGCGCCGGAGCCGGGCTGGTTCACCACCCACACCTGGCACGAGCCGCCGTGGACCGCTGCCGAGCTGGTGGCCGCCAAGGCCGGACGGACGGTGTCGGTGGTGCTGCCCGCGCTGGACGAGGAGGAGACGGTGGCCGCGGTGGTGGCTGCCGTGCACCCGTTGCTGGGCACGCTGGTGGACGAGCTGGTGGTGCTGGACTCCGGCTCCACCGACGCCACCGCCACCCGGGCAGCCGCGGCGGGGGCCCGGGTGGTCAGCCGCGAGCAGGCCCTGCCCGGCGTCGACCCGGTGCCGGGCAAGGGCGAGGTGCTGTGGCGCTCGCTCGCGGCCACCACTGGCGACCTGGTGGTGTTCCTGGACTCCGACCTGGTGGAGACCGACCCCGGCTTCGTGCCCGCGCTGCTCGGGCCGCTGCTCACCCGGCCGGGCACCGCCCTGGTCAAGGGCTTCTACCGCCGGCCGCTGCGGGTGGAGGGCGAGCACAGCGAGTCCGGCGGCGGCCGCGTCACCGAGCTGATGGCGCGCCCGCTGCTGGCCGCGCTGCGCCCGGAGCTGAGCGGGGTGGTGCAGCCGCTGGGCGGGGAGTACGCCGCCACCCGGGAGCTGCTGGAGAGCGTGCCCTTCGCCCCCGGCTACGGCGTGGAGATCGGGCTGCTGCTGGACACCTACGCCCGCTGCGGGCTCGACGCCATCGCCCAGGTCAACCTCGGCGTCCGCAAGCACCGCAACCGCTCGCTGCTGGAGCTGGGTGTGATGAGCAGGCAGATCCTGGGCACCGCGCTGCGCCGCTGCGGGGTGGCCGACACCGGGCACGGGCTCACCCAGTTCGAGCAGCGCGAGCATCAGTGGCACGGCGTGGGCCACGAGGTGGCGCTCGCCGACCGCCCACCCATGCGCGAGGTGCTCGCCCAGCAGCGCTAG
- a CDS encoding leucyl aminopeptidase family protein, protein MPTDLVQVELVGAAEDGVPQVVTCTPGDAGTVVVGEGGDLPRQDSTVLAQLGFTADAGATKVVALPGADTDHFWLLGTGDADERAWRTAGARLVRAVDDRLARTGSAGHGAALQLWLPPTVDPQQVSALVTGLVLGSHQLRVTGSDHGPRLGSVALITTATYELRDAVRLGSVLGRATALARDLAGMPSDVKSPQWLAETAERACTEVSGLQAIVRDERWLADNGFGGVLAVGGGSSRPPRLLELSWQPAGATTHVVLVGKGITFDTGGISIKPAEGMHLMKTDMSGGAAVIAALRAVAELELPIRVSGLVPCAENHVSGSAYRPGDVVTHYGGRTTEVSNTDAEGRMVLADALAYAVDTLSPDAMVDVATLTGAMKVALGLRTGGLFATTDELAQQISTAGARVGEQWWRMPLLADHAEAVVSDIADLRQGPPGPGGITAALFLREFTAGLPWAHLDIAGPARAEQGYDEVAPVATGFAARTLVELVRAMAPTASRPRLLQTSPR, encoded by the coding sequence GTGCCCACCGACCTGGTCCAGGTGGAGCTGGTCGGCGCCGCCGAGGACGGGGTGCCCCAGGTGGTCACCTGCACTCCCGGCGACGCGGGCACGGTCGTGGTGGGCGAGGGTGGCGACCTGCCGCGGCAGGACTCGACGGTGCTGGCGCAGCTGGGCTTCACCGCCGACGCCGGCGCCACCAAGGTGGTGGCCCTGCCCGGAGCCGACACCGACCACTTCTGGCTGCTCGGCACCGGCGACGCCGACGAGCGGGCCTGGCGCACGGCGGGGGCCCGGCTGGTGCGGGCAGTCGACGACCGCCTCGCCCGCACCGGCAGCGCCGGGCACGGCGCGGCGCTGCAGCTGTGGCTTCCCCCCACCGTCGACCCGCAGCAGGTGAGCGCGCTGGTCACCGGCCTGGTGCTCGGCAGCCACCAGCTGCGCGTCACCGGCAGCGACCACGGGCCGCGGCTGGGCTCGGTCGCCCTCATCACCACCGCCACTTACGAGCTGCGCGACGCCGTGCGCCTGGGCTCGGTGCTGGGCCGGGCCACTGCCCTGGCCCGCGACCTGGCCGGGATGCCCTCGGACGTGAAGAGCCCGCAGTGGCTGGCGGAGACCGCGGAGCGGGCGTGCACCGAGGTGAGCGGGTTGCAGGCCATCGTCCGCGACGAGCGGTGGTTGGCCGACAACGGCTTCGGTGGAGTGCTCGCCGTCGGTGGTGGGTCCTCGCGCCCGCCGCGGCTGCTGGAGCTGAGCTGGCAGCCGGCCGGTGCCACCACCCACGTGGTGCTGGTGGGCAAGGGCATCACCTTCGACACCGGTGGCATCTCCATCAAGCCCGCCGAGGGCATGCACCTGATGAAGACGGACATGTCCGGTGGCGCTGCGGTGATCGCGGCACTGCGTGCAGTGGCCGAGCTGGAGCTGCCCATCCGGGTGAGTGGGCTGGTGCCCTGCGCGGAGAACCACGTCTCGGGCTCGGCCTACCGTCCTGGCGACGTGGTCACCCACTACGGCGGGCGCACCACCGAGGTGAGCAACACCGACGCGGAGGGCCGCATGGTGCTGGCCGATGCGCTGGCCTACGCCGTGGACACGCTCAGCCCCGACGCGATGGTGGATGTCGCCACGCTCACCGGCGCCATGAAGGTGGCGCTCGGGCTGCGCACCGGCGGGCTGTTCGCCACCACCGACGAGCTGGCCCAGCAGATCAGCACGGCCGGCGCCCGGGTGGGGGAGCAGTGGTGGCGGATGCCGCTGCTGGCCGACCACGCCGAGGCGGTGGTGAGCGACATCGCCGACCTGCGACAGGGTCCGCCCGGGCCGGGTGGCATCACCGCGGCGCTGTTCCTGCGAGAGTTCACCGCCGGGCTGCCGTGGGCGCACCTGGACATCGCCGGCCCGGCGCGCGCGGAGCAGGGCTACGACGAGGTGGCACCGGTGGCCACCGGCTTCGCCGCCCGCACCCTGGTGGAGCTGGTGCGGGCCATGGCGCCGACCGCCAGCCGCCCGCGGCTGCTTCAGACGTCGCCCAGGTAG
- a CDS encoding SRPBCC family protein — protein MSTRTALQLHQDVAAPAQKVWDALVDWPSQHEWMLGTRVRVSAGDGRGVGSQLVAFSGAGPLGFLDTMVITEWDPPRRCVVDHTGRVVRGAGVFAVVPRSAHECTVVWREELDLPLGVLGALGWPLVRAPFAAGVRLSLRRLARRCEGPGEAGPG, from the coding sequence GTGAGCACGCGGACCGCCCTGCAGCTGCACCAGGACGTGGCCGCCCCGGCGCAGAAGGTGTGGGACGCGCTGGTGGACTGGCCGAGCCAGCACGAGTGGATGCTGGGCACCCGGGTACGGGTGAGCGCTGGTGACGGGCGCGGCGTGGGCTCGCAGCTCGTGGCCTTCAGCGGTGCGGGGCCGCTGGGTTTCCTGGACACCATGGTGATCACCGAGTGGGACCCGCCGCGACGCTGCGTGGTCGACCACACCGGCCGGGTGGTCCGCGGAGCCGGCGTGTTCGCCGTGGTGCCCCGCAGTGCCCACGAGTGCACCGTGGTGTGGCGCGAGGAGCTCGACCTGCCCCTCGGGGTGCTCGGCGCGCTGGGGTGGCCGCTGGTTCGCGCGCCCTTCGCCGCCGGGGTGCGGTTGTCGCTGCGGCGGCTGGCCCGGCGCTGCGAGGGCCCAGGAGAGGCGGGCCCAGGGTGA
- a CDS encoding MFS transporter yields the protein MTSTLGRGTDLPDPVEAGTGDYRRISLALFLAGVATFGLLYDTQAVLPQLGADLALSPTQASLSVSVATGALALAVLPLATLSEAVGRRRTMLLALGVAAVVGVLLPLAPSFGTLLGMRAVQGVALAGLPATAMAYLGEEMSARALGGAMGLYIAGNSIGGMTGRLVSGLVADVSTWRVGLAANAAVAVVCTVAIVVLLPASRRFRPQPLRLRPLLGGVGAALADPALRWMYAVAALLMGTFVGVYNYLGFRLTDEPFDVAPALVALLFLAYAVGSLTAPLAGRMTVRLGRPAVLAGWIVVTLLGVLLMLVAALPAVLVGLVLMTGGFFAAHATASGWVAARAQGRARAQASGLYLCAYYAGSSVGGWAVGVPFTDHGWTALTVVVLGFLVLALACVGAAARLVRPRPVRDWAGAP from the coding sequence ATGACGTCGACGCTGGGCCGCGGGACCGACCTCCCGGACCCCGTCGAGGCGGGCACCGGCGACTACCGGCGCATCTCCCTGGCCCTCTTCCTGGCGGGCGTGGCCACCTTCGGCCTGCTCTACGACACCCAGGCCGTGCTGCCCCAGCTCGGCGCGGACCTCGCGCTCTCGCCCACCCAGGCCAGCCTCAGCGTCTCCGTCGCCACCGGCGCCCTGGCGCTGGCGGTGCTGCCGCTGGCCACGCTGTCGGAGGCGGTGGGCCGGCGCCGCACCATGCTGCTGGCGCTGGGGGTGGCCGCGGTGGTCGGCGTGCTGCTGCCGCTGGCCCCCAGCTTCGGCACGCTGCTGGGCATGCGAGCCGTGCAGGGCGTGGCGCTCGCCGGGCTGCCGGCCACGGCGATGGCCTACCTGGGCGAGGAGATGTCCGCCAGGGCGCTGGGCGGGGCGATGGGCCTCTACATCGCGGGCAACAGCATCGGCGGCATGACGGGGCGCCTGGTGTCCGGACTGGTCGCGGACGTGAGCACCTGGCGGGTGGGGCTGGCGGCCAACGCCGCGGTCGCGGTGGTCTGCACGGTGGCCATCGTGGTGCTGCTGCCCGCCTCGCGGCGCTTCCGGCCGCAGCCGTTGCGGCTGCGGCCGCTGCTCGGCGGGGTGGGGGCCGCGCTCGCCGACCCCGCGCTGCGCTGGATGTACGCCGTCGCCGCCCTGCTCATGGGCACCTTCGTCGGGGTCTACAACTACCTCGGCTTCCGGCTCACCGACGAGCCCTTCGACGTGGCGCCGGCCCTGGTGGCGCTGCTGTTCCTGGCCTACGCCGTCGGCTCGCTCACCGCCCCGCTGGCCGGGCGGATGACCGTGCGCCTGGGCCGCCCCGCGGTGCTGGCGGGGTGGATCGTGGTGACCCTGCTGGGCGTGCTCCTCATGCTGGTGGCGGCGCTGCCCGCGGTGCTGGTGGGGCTGGTGCTGATGACCGGCGGGTTCTTCGCCGCGCACGCCACCGCCAGCGGCTGGGTGGCCGCCCGGGCGCAGGGGCGGGCCCGGGCCCAGGCGTCGGGGCTGTACCTGTGCGCCTACTACGCGGGCTCGAGCGTCGGCGGCTGGGCGGTGGGGGTGCCCTTCACCGACCACGGCTGGACCGCGCTGACGGTGGTGGTGCTCGGCTTCCTGGTTTTGGCGCTGGCGTGCGTGGGGGCGGCGGCCCGACTGGTGCGGCCACGGCCGGTGAGAGACTGGGCCGGTGCTCCCTGA
- a CDS encoding TIGR00730 family Rossman fold protein: MAAEDHGAGPRGVRNRGPVQVRGERNNDLSTTDQRLLDHRGPSDWVHTDPWRVLRIQSEFVEGFGALAEVPSAVTVFGSARTPEDDPVYAQGRAIGKALATAGYAVITGGGPGVMAAANRGACDASGSSIGLGIELPFEQQLNQWVDLGINFRYFFARKTMFVKYSQAFVCLPGGFGTLDELFEALTLVQTRKITRFPIIMFGTSYWSGLIDWIRSSVLAAGNISEVDMSLLHCTDDVDEVVDIIVESRRTGALTTRHLDEPGSADDLPSGLQS, from the coding sequence ATGGCAGCAGAGGATCACGGGGCAGGGCCCCGCGGGGTGCGCAACCGCGGGCCGGTGCAGGTGCGCGGTGAGCGCAACAACGACCTCAGCACCACCGACCAGCGCCTGCTGGACCACCGCGGCCCCAGCGACTGGGTGCACACCGACCCGTGGCGGGTGCTGCGCATCCAGAGCGAGTTCGTGGAGGGCTTCGGCGCGCTCGCCGAGGTGCCCAGCGCGGTCACCGTGTTCGGCTCCGCCCGCACCCCCGAGGACGACCCGGTGTACGCCCAGGGCCGCGCCATCGGCAAGGCGCTGGCCACCGCCGGGTACGCGGTGATCACCGGCGGCGGCCCGGGCGTGATGGCCGCGGCCAACCGCGGAGCCTGCGACGCCAGCGGCAGCTCCATCGGCCTGGGCATCGAGCTCCCGTTCGAGCAGCAGCTCAACCAGTGGGTCGACCTGGGCATCAACTTCCGGTACTTCTTCGCCCGCAAGACCATGTTCGTGAAGTACTCCCAGGCCTTCGTCTGCCTGCCCGGCGGCTTCGGCACGCTGGACGAGCTGTTCGAGGCCCTCACGCTGGTGCAGACCCGCAAGATCACCCGGTTCCCGATCATCATGTTCGGCACCAGCTACTGGTCGGGCCTGATCGACTGGATCCGCAGCTCGGTGCTGGCCGCGGGCAACATCTCCGAGGTCGACATGAGCCTGCTGCACTGCACCGACGACGTGGACGAGGTGGTGGACATCATCGTGGAGTCCCGGCGCACCGGCGCGCTGACCACCCGGCACCTGGACGAGCCCGGTTCCGCCGACGACCTGCCCAGCGGACTGCAGTCGTGA